Within the Setaria viridis chromosome 3, Setaria_viridis_v4.0, whole genome shotgun sequence genome, the region CCAATCACCGGGTAAAATCCAGGCGCCACGCCACACCAAACCATGGCAATAAGCAACGGGAGGGAGAGAGTGGGGCGTAAGAGGGTTAGAGCTCAAGTATCGGACCTCTCGgaggacggccgcggcggcgaggcaggcGCGCTTCATGGCTCGGCGGTACGCCTTCTCGTTCGCCGGGGCGTGGAAGCCGGCGCCCACGTGCAGCGCCACGAAGAACCTGCGGCTGGGGCTTCTCGAAGCGCCTGTATTTTCTTCCCCTGCGCCGACGGCTGTCTcacaagcgccgccgccgccggtggccatCACTACGACTACGagcacgaggaggttcaaaattATCAGTTGGGGCCCTTGTAGAGTTAGGATTTTACACTTCATGTTTCAAAGGAAAAGCTATATGTAACTTTCACATCTTAGTGCCTTACGAAAGTTTTATTAGTAATCAGGGGTCTTTGTCTTGAAGTAGAAATGATATTTCCGTATCTCCGCTTGTACAGAAGATGAGCTTTCCTGGTGGTGTATTTGATTTGTCTCATGTGTTCTCTGGAGTCTGCTGGACACTTCAGCGAGCTGCTACAGTACAGCGTAAGGCTGCCAAGCTATTCAATGGTGTACTGCTCGTATTTCTTGCCGAGTTTTGGATAAGCTCGtgtctttgcaaaaaaaaaaaagaatcacattagtttagttttattttatataataatCAGTTATACTTGAGATTCCCTCGCGTCCCAACTAGGTCCTAGACTCCTAGATGGGTGaaacaaagttttttttaaatccatctcaaattatTTATCGTTTTAacatttctaaatttataacTTTTGTTACGTATTTAGATTGATataatatctatatatatatagttaaaaaactataaatctaaaaatatccAATCGCTTACAGTTTGGGAAGCATAGAGTACTCACTAAACGTGCAACCAAATCTAGCCTATCATAATGGTCGATGGCCTTTTGGAAACTAGATATTTCGGTTTTAGAAACTCAAACCTAATGATTAATAATAACCATCTTTTTAGAAGGAAACTCGTCAGGAATGGTGCACCTTAAGTTTCCCTATGTCAGCAGGCTAGTTAGAGCATTCTCAAAGGACCTAAAAGATACGAAAGAACAACAATTACGATATCAAGACAAAATATAATACATGTATTTCATCAATTGGATAATAAACTCTTAATCAATCATGTCCTTTTATAATTTTTAGGGTAGAGAGATCCTGCCTTGAAAATAAGTTAAATAGGTTTATAAAAATGTGATAAATTTGGACTCCATACTCGAATTCAACAAAAATAGGAGCATATGCTTTTGAGTGACTTGTGTCAATTTTACTTGTCAATATATCTACATTATACCCTTAGATGTTAGTATCACATAAATAATATTTAGAGGGTACGAAACAAGCTGTCTATTTGTATAAGGACATAAATACATAAATGATATTTGCAAAGCGAGACATGAGGTGCTCATTTATATCAGGCAAGATCCATCGGTCATTTGACTCTTACTCTATGGGCTCCCAATCTATCTTGCACACAGGGGAAGATCCAGCGTGGAAGCTGGGGGCTGGAGCCCCCCTATTCCCGCGCAGCCCATGAAGTCCCCCGGAAGCTCTTCCTAAAAATTTCAGCTATGgatgaaaaggaggaagaagaaaataaggaggaagaagaagagaaagagaggaggaaggagaaagaaggggaaaaataaGCCTTCCCTTCTTCAAATACTAGATTCGCCACTGCTTGCAGAAGTTTGCCATAGAGAAGAGCACAATTTGGAGTGGGCATGGTTTGCAACGAACAGGCAAATATAGCActccccctttgttccaaattgtaaggtATTTCAACTTACCTAGAAAGTCAAagcatcttaagtttgaccaaatttatacaataaagtactaacatttatgataccaaataagtactattagattctttcattaaattaaatatatttttatagtatatctattcggtactATAAATTTTTGTGATACTCtttttaattttgatcaaatataaaatgaatttgGACGTGCCTATGCTCGGAAAACAAACTGAGCCCCTTCTTGTGTGGCACTCACATGCTCACACCGTTACACAAATCAAGTAGACCATGGCGTTGTCGTGTCCTACTgcactttctttctttcatcaCGCTACTGTAGACGCCAGCATTGGCTGGCTCTCTGCATCCCGTGCCGTATTTCACGGGAAGAAAAGATGAGAGACCGATTGATGCGCAGCTTTGCGATTCAGCCCCTCTCCACTTCTCCGCCTGCTTTTGTTATTGTTAGTACGGAGCCAAGGGCCTGCACGCAAATTCCCATCCCTTTGAGGCTTTGACGcgtcccctccccttccctgcTCTCCACTACTCTCCCTCCATTGCAGCAGCTGCGGAGAAAaccccacctccacctcccaacCACCCACCatttccaccaccacctcctccgcctccttcggATTGTTGCCGCTCGGACTGTGCTCCCACTCTCCGTAGTCCTTCCCAGCTGCTACTCCACGGCCGCACTGCACAAAACTTGGGTTTGAAATAAGTTCGAACCAAACAAGAACGCCTTCTCGGTTGCATCGCTCGCGCCGTCGCTTCCGCGAGTTCGCATTTCCCGATCGGAGGTATATTCCCCCGCGCGTCCTCGTCCCATGAACCCTCGCTGCTCTGAGATGCTCTTGCCATCGTTGGTTGTTTTCTCATTGGTGGGGAGGAATCAGGTAGTGCTGATGTACGTATCATATCTCCTCCCCGCCTGTGTTGCTTTCGTTGGCGTGTTTCATGGGGCTTTCCATCTCACCGCCGTAGCTACGTTcctcttctatttttttattattttctttgGTAGGGTTTTGAGTTAGCatcgtttttttaaaaaataaaaggaaaggaaaggaaaatttaAGGCAGGAGCGCTGCACCTAAATTAATAGGGGAGGGgaaggaaaatggttgtagttaGCATTTGTGTTGGTTGGATGAACGAGTCGAAAAATCCTTGGGAAAAGTTTAGCACACAGAGCATATGCTCAAAGATTTCACAGTTCTGCACATTGTGTTAAACTATTGTGCTAATAGAGTGATAGCACAACTTGATCACAGTATCAGTTTAGCTGATTACGTAACTAGCAACAAGACAAACAGTGAAAAAACATGAGAAGCTGGTTGCCGTCTCTTTCTGTCCCAATAGTTGAAGTGAATGATCAATCAATTATGTGGATCGTCTTTAGTTTGTCAGGAAACACATTGTGCAACTCGTAATTCAGCTTTTGTGCAGATTGCTTAAGCTGATCGCAATGGTTTTATTTGAAATCCAATGTTTTCCTTTAATAGGATGCTGCATGTCTGGTTGTTCACTGTTCACTTGATAGTTTGGTACTTGCTTTTTGTGCTTCAGTGCCATACATTTcctccatttttcttttccagCTAGCTAATCTTCTCCTCTATGAACCAATTGTCAGCACAAGAATGGGAAAACGTGGCTTCATTGGTCAGCTGCTAGAGGATAAGAGTGATGACATGAGTGCTGCTGCTGGTTATGAGGAAGGcggtgaggaagaagaaccaTACGAATGTGAATTCTAtggtgacgatgatgatgagccACAAGATGTGGAGCACTACGATGGCACTGCTCTGCCTGAAGATGAGGATGCTAGTGATGATGAACCTTTCGAAGTGGAGCTTTGCAGTGATGAAGGAAGCGGCGAGTGTGGCTCATCTCATCCAGAGTCTCACACCAATCTGGTTCCTGATGGCCACAATATTTGCAGGAAGCAGTTGTATGAGGCTGAGCCATGTCATGGTTTGATGACTGATGAGGATGAATTTGTTGAGAAGAAGTCCAATTATGTGCAACCTTTGAAACAGggagaaaacaagaaagagCCAAAATAAGTGCTAAGGCACCGCAACTCTGTTCAGGAGGAGGTATCAGTGgccaaagaaaaggaaacaataCCATTCAAAAAACGGTTATCTGTCAAGTTTGCTGCTGATGTATCTTGTTATACATATAGTACTGAAAGTTTTGCTGCTGCTACCATAGAGAAAAGGAAAGCTCAATCTAATGACCAGGATAAAAGCACATGTCTAAGAGACAAGAACTCTCATTTTCTTCACCTTATGATGGGGGCATGCTAAAAGAAGGGGATGGCACTAATTTGTTTGTGGGTAACCTACCACTTTCCATGACTTCTCACAAGCTCATTGAGCTATTTCTACCATTTGGAAGAATTATTAGATCAAGAGTTGTGGATGATTGTTTCACTGGTTTGAGCAAGGGATATGACTTTGTTAAGTATTCTGATCCTCAATGTGCTGCTGAAGCTATCAAATGCATGAATGGACGCATGGTTGAGGGAAAAGTTCTAGAGGTCAGAGTGGCTGAATCATCAGGATCCAATCCATCTGTTCATGCTGTACCAGAGACTAATCATCAGCCCACAAAACAAATGGACAGGAGTAATCTATATGTCCACAACCTTCCCTTGCAAATGAATACAGACAAATTACTCGATCTCTTTGTACCTTATGGGCAAGTAACTAGTGCAAAGGTAGCCATGGATTACACGTCAAGAATAAGTAAAGGATATGGCTTTCTGAAGTTCTCTGATCCCCACGATGCAGCAAATGCTGTTATGTAGTTGAATGGGTGTCTGGTTGAGGGGAGGAATATAGAGGTTCGAGTATTTGGTATGTCTCTAAGACCATCCAGCTCACCTGTGGAATCACATGCTGACAATAGGCCCCTCAGAGAGATTGACATGTCCAATCTATATGTCTATAACATCCCCTCATCCATGAACACTGTCAAGTTGGTGGACCTTTTCCTGCCATTTGGTAAGATCACCCATGCAAGGGTGGTGGAACAAGCCAACAATTCAAGTAAAGGATATGAATTTGTCAAATTTGCTGATTCTCATTGTGCTGCCAAGGCAGTTACCTTGATGAATGGAGCACTGATTGAAGGGGAAACGATCGTGGTTAGAGTTGCTGGCCTTTCTTCGTCAGTACCTAGCTCAGTTTCACAGCATTCATCACAACCAACAAATCTCTCTCCAGAAATCAACAAGTGTAGACTGTATATCACCAACCTTCCACAGTCCATGACTGCTGACAAGCTTGTTAGTCTTTTCATGCCCTTTGGTCAGATTGACAGAGTGGTGATGAAGGTGGAGTGCAGTTTTGTGCTATATGCAGATGTGAACTCAGCAGCCAAGGCTCTCAAACACAGGGATGGCTACCTGATTGAAGGAAAGAGTCTAGTAGTCAAGGGATCAGAGCCTTGTCCAATGAATGCAGTAGACTCTGCTAGTCAGGTAGCAAGCTCATAAAAGAGATAGACATGGCTAATTTATTTGTTGGTAGGGTTCCATCAGCTGTGACCTGTGATCAGCTGGTGCAGCTTTTCTGCCCATATGGAGAAATTGTTCAAGCTAAGAAGTATGATCTCCCTGGATATGGCATGTTTAGGTATGCTAATGCTTCGTCTGCTGCTGCCACAATCGAACATTTAGATGGTTACCAGATTGGAGGAAGCAGCTTGGTTGTGAGAGTAGCGGGGCTTCCTGCAGAATCTGATGCAGCCACAAATCCGCACAAACAGATCGACATGACTAACCTCTACGTGTGCCACCTCCCGCCATATGTCACTACTGAGAAGCTGATTGAACTTTTCCTGCCATGTGGCCAAATCACTCAAGCGAAAGTAGTTGTGGATAAGTTCACTGGTGTCAGCAAGGGATTTGGATTTGTCAAATCTGCCGATGCTTTGCTGCTGTAGCGATCACTCACATGAATGGTTACCCACTGGAGGGGCATGTGTTGTCGGTTAGAATAGCGAATGTTAAACCGAGTGACATGGTCAGCTACATGGCGCATTTCTACTCCTACTTCACTTCCCTCGATCCCTCGAGGATGGCTGTTGGGATCCCAACGTCACACTGGCCATACTATTATGGTGAATCCGCACACACCCCATACTATTATGGTGAATCCGCATACACCCCGTACTATTATGGTGGATCCTCATACACCACACCGATGGTGTACCAGGGACAAGGTACTGAATCTGCAACTGCTGCTCATCAAACCTCTCAGCTGGAAGGCCTGCCTGGATCTGAACTGGCCGGTTCATCTTCTGTGTCAAACTCCGTTGCTTCTGATCCTTCTCGGTTGGAAGGTTGGACTGGTCCACCTGGCTTTGAGTCTCATGCTGCCGCGAAGAAAGATGCTACTGTGTGGACTGGTCCACCTGGATTTGAGCCCCATGCTGTCACCAACACCAAGAAAGATGCAACTGTGTGGAATGGTTCACCTGGCTTTGAGCCCCATGCTGACACCAAGAAAGATGACACTGTAATGAATCCTCCTCAAGCTTGCTCAAAGGTTCATTTGTCACATTCAGGTGGGAGCCAGAAAGGAAGTTCAGTTGTCTAACTTAACAACCATCTGCATCAGGCTACCTGTAGTTTGATATAACATAGCATGTTGCTATTCCTTTAAATGTGTTTGGGCCTTGGGGGGAGATTACGATTCAATAGACTGTGGTTTTTACCTCATGGAAGGAACTGTATCCTAACCTTAGTAGCTTGCTTAAGTACTTAGATTATGGCTGCTTGATAACAATGTTAGTGTAGATTGTGATCTTAACAGCGAATGGCGTCTTTGCATGGTTGCTTATGGTGACAAGTGATGACCAATCGAGTTTAGAATTTAGATGCTTGACTGAAGTTAAATGTTATCTCGATGTGTTGTTACTGGTAACCAATGGATGTGTCATGTGCGTCGCCTGTTGGTGTATTGCTTTATGAAATATTGCGATGCTTATTTGTTCAGTTAAGCATCCTTTGTTTTCTGGGAAATTCAGTGCGACATTTGTCCAATCTGTTGAAGAGTATGCACGCGTGCGCTTCTTAAATTTTGTTAGGTTCACCTAATCTATATGTTCTCGTGACGGGTATTCTTTTTCAGAAAAATATTAGTTCATTGATAATCTTTCTGTGATTTTCCTTCCCAGCAAACTATCTTTTATCGGTTCTTCCAGCAGGGAATGCTGCTTCTGTTCCTGTCTGTCACTCCAGCTCTACGTATTGCACACGAGTGCTTTTCCTGAAAATGTCGCCATGTTTTTAGCATAGCTTCTAATATGTACCCGTCTGCGTTGCAAGATTACAAAGGGTCTATATGAAGCATCATAGTTCAGTCAAAGACTGTAAAAACCAATTTTGCTTTCAGGCGGTAAAAACAAATTTTCAGTATGCTTCCATACAAACAATAGGCTGACAGCCTGACAGGTTCTATCCAAAGCATTTTAAGCAGCTTAAAGGCATTTCCAGCAGTTTCTTTCAGATGCCATGCGTTCATATTTCTTGTGATTGTATCAGGCAATAGCCAGCAAAGGCAATGCATAACTATCGTCTATTCATCTTACATCACCGTCATGTCAGGATGCACTCAAATAGCACAGTAACAGTAAAAAAATAGGTAACTCATTTATTTTCACCAAGTGTATACATGCAGTCTGAAAATCTGTGAATCTTAAGTAGTACAATATGTTTGGACTTCGAAGCAAAAATGGTTGCATGTGACCATCATGAAAAATGTACCCCCAAAAAAAGTCAAGAAAGATCTGCTAGACCATTAGCTTATACTTGGTGGGCTCATGATAAATTTGAAGTGAAAGAATATATGGCGCAAATAAGCTGGAGATTAATTTGACATGAACAGAGATCTGCATTGCTGTGCTGTGTCATTGGGGCTGGTAACTGCAAATGAAAATGATATTGAATCAGCATGTGAACAACAGCTAAGGTGAGTGAGTTTCATTTGCGATGCAGCTACTATGATGATTAAAAAGGTATCATTTCTGACAGTGAAACCTGGAGCCAAAATTTCATGCAAGTCGCATATTAACAATGGAAAAGTGCCCACTAAGTTACACCAATCCACATTCAAGGTAAGTAACCAGTCCAGTTAAGTACTGAGTACTGACATGCGATTTTGCACTGATGTTCTCATTTCCAATTTCCTTTTATTTACTATAAGCAGTAAAAAGATCTCCATTTCTGTTAAGTGACATTGCAAATTCATAAGCATGAGAATATTATCCTTTGTCATACAACCAGCATACCTGTATGACCAACTGTTCTTTCAGATTCAAATATCTCGTAATCATTGCCACCCTGTTCAATAGAAAAGAAGAATGGTCAAAGAAATTATCAAAAACAGGCCATGTTAAGTTTAAGCTGCTGGTCTAGCCAGAAAATGAATCAATAACATAAAAATATATAGCATGGCTtggaaaagaaaacagaaacaGAAACAAACTATTATGCGGACCTAACAAGAAGCTACATATCCACACCAACAAATTAGACACTTTTTATAGGACAAGGCACTAATAAAGCAGATATATCACCTTGTAGGTCTTATCCCCAAAGAAATGGATTTCTTGAAATTCCTCAAGATATCTCAAGCAGTACGTTTTGTCCCAACCTTGGGGAAATACCTGTAATTTTAGTGCATCAGTTGTAAATACCAtgattccaattttttttaaagaagaaGTATACAAGTCTAGGAGACTTACATCAAAACTAATCTGCCCTCCAATGGAAAATGTCAAGTTCAAGTGAGCAAACTTTTCACGAAGCACAGATACCATTTTAGGTCGAATGTTATGCACCTGCAGGAAATCAATTGTTTCAGTACATGTGTCATCGATAACTTTCCGCCTCTGACCATGAAAGGTTACACTGACTTCTAGAAGACGATTCATACCTTATCGTACTTCTCAAATTCATCACGTTCTTCTTGACTACAGTTTCTCCCTATAGGAGAGACATTAATCATTCCACTTCGGAACTCTATGAAGGTACCCCTGAGCAAACATTCAGTAGTGGTCAGTAACCACCAATGAGCAAGTGCAGAATGGAATGATTAAGCATGAGTCTTCACTGACCTTTTAATTGGGATATCCAAGTCAGCAATGTAACGAAGGGTGAAGTTAATAAATTCCTGAAAAACACATGCAAATCTTTAGCAGGTCTGTTATTCAATCAATGGAATCAGTGAAAGAAAGTGAATACACCACATGGACTCACCTTCAGCTCGTCTTCTCCGAGAAAAGATTTCAAGCTCTGCAGAAAGCAAAAGAATAGGTATGATCAGCATATACAAAGAACCTAGAGAAATCAGGTATTCTAGTAGTTAGTAACTTGATTTTGCTCGCTTTACTAACATTTCCTTGCAACAAAAACTGTTGATTTCAGATTCAGCCCATCAATGTATATAAGACAGTATACATGCTGGACCCACTGACTTACTTGAGTTCCAATTAGCTCCCCGTTCTTGTGTGCAACGAGGCCATTTTCAGAGAAGACGTAGTCGTAATCAGTAAGAActgcaaaaaaggaaaaaaactagACCGATTCAACACGACCTTTCAGGGTTCAGCAACTGTGTGTATTTTTCCGGTCAACAACAGATGGTGGACAAACTTGAGTGTGCAGATTCCAGACCTGTTTTGCCGAGCTGCTCGGTAATCTTCACCAGATCGGATCCGCCCACCACGCCCACAGTCACATGCTACtccaaaagtcaaaacgacagTGTAATTCCCCTCTTCATACCATGAACAAAAAGCAGGGAGTAGGAGGATGAGCGATCCCAATTCTCACCTGGCGCAGCTGCTTCATGAACTCTAGCATCTCAGGCGTCACCACCTGTCCCAGAGAAGCACAAGATTATTTGACAGAAACTGAGCGGGGCTATTGAACAcccaggagagagagagagagagagagagagagagagagagagagagagagagagagagagagagagagagagaagcaaAGCAGGTCCGGGAAGGAGAAGTGGCGGCACCTTGCGGGGCGCTGTGAGGGTGCCGTCGACGTCGAAGAGCGCGAGGACGCCCGCATTCCTCCCCGCCGCAGCCATCGCCACCCGTCCGCTCGTCCCGCTACTGCCTCCGCTACGACTACGCGCGGTAATAACGACAGCGCCCGAGCCCGTACCGCGGGGAGAAGATGGCGTTGGCTCGAATGGTCAGCTTGGCGGCGCGGATCTAGATGCGCATGCACCCCCTCGCTTGGCGTGTGGATGTGGACTCTGGAGTCGTCGGGCGCaaggcgtcggcgtcgggatCTGCGCGCGCGTGGggcggacgaggacgaggagcggAGGCTGCTGCGGTGCTGCCCACCTCCAAGTCGTCACTCTCTCCTCGAGCCCGGATGAATCGTGgatggggaggcggcggccgtggcgacgACTGCGCGCCACGTCAGATGAGACGGCTGTGACTGTGCCAGGAAGTGGGGCCCGGCCATGTTCGTAAAGCGTTTTCGCTGCGGGAAAGCGTACTTTCGACGATGCGCCATGCTTAGTCGTCTCACG harbors:
- the LOC117850718 gene encoding phosphomannomutase, which gives rise to MAAAGRNAGVLALFDVDGTLTAPRKVVTPEMLEFMKQLRQHVTVGVVGGSDLVKITEQLGKTVLTDYDYVFSENGLVAHKNGELIGTQSLKSFLGEDELKEFINFTLRYIADLDIPIKRGTFIEFRSGMINVSPIGRNCSQEERDEFEKYDKVHNIRPKMVSVLREKFAHLNLTFSIGGQISFDVFPQGWDKTYCLRYLEEFQEIHFFGDKTYKGGNDYEIFESERTVGHTVTSPNDTAQQCRSLFMSN